A genomic stretch from Penicillium digitatum chromosome 4, complete sequence includes:
- a CDS encoding Chitinase, putative translates to MQIVIPFLLGLSWLAKAAYIPALSTNSTGMVSRDVGGYRSVAYYVNWAIYGRNFQPQNLPVERLTHVLYAFANIRPGTGEVYLSDAWADTDKHYPTDSWNDSGTNVYGCIKQLFLLKKNNSRLKVLLSIGGWTYSPSFASAFETEAGRQKFADSATELLKNLGLDGIDVDYEYPANDDQANQFVDALRRLRGRGQRPGLSFPAYCRISRGRVVSPSLKHVTRADTIPGPLHYRQERLNEMDQYLDFWNLMAYDYSGSWDTVAGHNSNLHGSTENPSSTPFNTDQAIDYYTSQGVAANKIVLGMPLYGRAFTNTDGPGRSYTGVGAGTWENGVWDYKGLPLTGCAVTVLDQPGASYCYNQDSRLFVSYDTPEIARQKARYIQSRGLGGGMWWESSSDKTGGESLITTVVDTLGGVGALEQSGNQLHYPESKYVNLKNGFP, encoded by the exons ATGCAAATTGTCATTCCTTTCCTTTTAGGCCTGAGCTGGCTCGCCAAAGCTGCCTACATTCCTGCCCTGAGCACCAACAGCACTGGGATGGTATCTCGTGACGTTGGCGGGTACCGCTCGGTGGCATACTATGTGAACTGG GCCATCTACGGTCGTAACTTCCAACCCCAGAATCTCCCCGTCGAGCGACTGACTCATGTGCTTTACGCATTTGCCAATATCCGCCCCGGCACAGGCGAGGTCTATCTATCGGACGCCTGGGCGGACACGGACAAGCACTACCCAACTGATTCTTGGAATGATTCTGGTACCAATGTCTATGGTTGTATCAAGCAGCTCTTTCTTCTCAAGAAGAACAACAGCAGGCTCAAGGTTCTTCTGTCGATTGGAGGCTGGACCTACTCTCCCAGCTTCGCTTCTGCCTTTGAGACCGAGGCTGGACGACAGAAGTTTGCTGATTCTGCGACGGAGCTGTTGAAGAACCTTGGCCTGGATGGTATTGATGTTGATTACGAG TACCCTGCAAATGACGACCAGGCAAACCAGTTTGTCGACGCACTCCGAAGACTGCGTGGG CGCGGGCAACGCCCAGGGCTATCATTTCCTGCTTACTGCCGCATCTCCCGCGGGCGAGTTGTATCTCCGTCGTTGAAACATGTCACTAGAGCTGACACAATCCCAGGCCCACTTCACTACCGCCAAGAACGCCTGAATGAGATGGACCAGTACTTAGATTTCTGGAATCTCATGGCCTATGACTACTCCGGTAGCTGGGACACAGTTGCCGGCCACAATTCCAACCTCCACGGGTCGACCGAAAACCCGTCCAGCACCCCATTCAACACGGATCAAGCAATTGACTACTACACCTCGCAAGGCGTCGCCGCCAACAAGATTGTGCTAGGCATGCCCCTGTATGGCCGAGCGTTTACTAATACCGACGGTCCCGGCAGGTCGTACACTGGTGttggagcaggcacatggGAGAATGGCGTGTGGGACTACAAGGGCCTGCCCCTGACAGGCTGTGCCGTGACCGTCTTGGATCAACCGGGTGCAAGCTACTGCTACAACCAAGACAGCCGTCTGTTTGTTAGCTATGATACGCCTGAGATTGCGCGTCAGAAGGCGCGGTACATCCAGTCCCGCGGACTTGGCGGTGGTATGTGGTGGGAGAGCAGCTCTGACAAGACGGGTGGGGAGAGTTTGATTACAACT GTTGTTGATACACTTGGAGGTGTTGGCGCTTTGGAGCAGAGTGGCAATCAACTCCACTACCCTGAGTCCAAGTACGTTAACTTGAAGAATGGTTTCCCCTAG
- a CDS encoding Dimeric alpha-beta barrel, whose translation MPVKMFVFLYRSPHLTPEEFKKRYEAHIKLVKKLAGADFPLSHHRNYISRSTIEIPPDGSTTRNAFTPATILRGRQADFDFDAYAELTFANQAAYQAFAAKIYAPDAAAQMTADEDKFLDRLKMGIALVGEVRVTVK comes from the coding sequence ATGCCGGTCAAGATGTTCGTCTTTCTGTACCGCAGCCCTCATCTGACACCGGAAGAATTCAAGAAGCGCTACGAAGCGCACATCAAACTGGTCAAGAAGCTAGCAGGCGCAGATTTCCCTCTTTCTCATCATCGAAATTATATCTCCCGCAGTACAATTGAGATTCCCCCAGATGGCTCCACCACACGCAACGCCTTTACCCCGGCTACTATATTGCGCGGGAGACAGGCAGACTTTGACTTTGACGCCTACGCCGAACTCACGTTCGCGAATCAGGCTGCTTATCAGGCCTTTGCGGCCAAGATATATGCTCCGGATGCCGCTGCTCAGATGACTGCTGATGAGGATAAGTTTCTGGATCGGCTGAAGATGGGAATCGCCTTGGTGGGGGAGGTGAGGGTTACTGTGAAATGA
- a CDS encoding Arrestin-like, N-terminal → MSTTSIYSAGSDRLDAWTRRSQPKIEIQIAGQKPGHVNSYTTAERIDGSVIVAVDHETRFDEIEIVFEGVSTTTVERSSCPGRTGSQQMFLKLRQPIDEMEYPTPRVLESGRSYKYPFTFVVPDRLLPQVCTHAKKNAHIQRAHTLLPPTVGDPILASNGKTLLDDMAPSMSQIGYTVRASVLQKQLAGRGRVAIAATAKKVRIIPVVGEEPPVEISTSPSFCARKEKSVKRGTLRGTLGRIVAASSQPKPIQLLPPDGEPTDAVSTVATVNLRFDPVGDEQPPPLGKLTSKLRVHTFFSAAPWEDFPSTTGMPFAQIGCGLYTESVPLLTMCVASAQWTKQSTAANTMRHDSTDSSLSDSPAGPSSAFTGDTYYTASIVVPITLPKSKAFIPTFHFCLMSRTYALDLSLTYHTPAANLMTPKISLRLPVQVTSQAKRAESLKTALDVTVTQQELDEFFYPRNVTSPTHFSNLARSDVIDVGFAPPKYSEQLSTPRAR, encoded by the exons ATGTCGACGACTTCAATTTACAGCGCTGGCTCGGACAGGCTAGATGCCTGGACCCGACGATCACagcctaaaatcgaaatCCAAATCGCAGGACAAAAGCCAGGGCATGTCAACTCCTACACCACCGCAGAGAGGATTGATGGCAGTGTAATCGTTGCCGTTGACCACGAGACTCGATTtgatgagattgagattgtCTTTGAAG GTGTTTCTACCACTACGGTAGAACGGTCATCATGTCCCGGCCGCACGGGATCGCAACAGATGTTTCTCAAGTTGCGTCAGCCCATTGATGAAATGGAGTACCCGACCCCTCGAGTCCTAGAGAGTGGCCGGTCATATAAATACCCCTTCACCTTTGTCGTCCCAGACCGTCTGCTGCCCCAGGTTTGCACCCACGCCAAGAAGAATGCTCACATTCAACGAGCCCACACGCTACTTCCGCCAACGGTGGGTGATCCCATCCTTGCTAGCAATGGTAAGACACTACTAGATGATATGGCACCTAGTATGTCCCAGATAGGGTACACGGTTCGAGCATCTGTTCTTCAAAAACAACTCGCCGGCCGTGGACGCGTGGCTATCGCCGCAACTGCGAAGAAAGTCCGGATCATCCCAGTTGTCGGAGAAGAACCTCCTGTTGAAATCTCCACAAGCCCATCCTTTTGCGCACGCAAAGAGAAAAGTGTCAAGCGCGGAACGTTACGAGGAACGTTGGGACGGATTGTCGCTGCATCTTCCCAGCCCAAACCCATTCAATTGCTTCCTCCAGACGGCGAGCCAACTGATGCCGTGAGCACCGTGGCTACCGTAAACTTACGATTCGATCCAGTCGGCGACGAGCAACCTCCTCCACTGGGAAAATTGACCAGCAAACTCCGCGTCCATACATTCTTCAGTGCAGCCCCATGGGAAGACTTCCCTTCGACGACCGGCATGCCCTTTGCCCAAATCGGATGCGGCCTGTACACAGAAAGTGTACCTCTGTTGACCATGTGTGTTGCATCCGCTCAGTGGACCAAGCAATCGACAGCCGCCAACACGATGCGCCACGACTCCACCGACTCATCCTTATCGGATTCACCAGCCGGTCCGTCCTCCGCATTCACCGGAGACACCTACTACACCGCCTCAATCGTTGTCCCCATCACCCTGCCCAAGTCGAAAGCATTCATCCCGACTTTCCACTTCTGTCTGATGTCTCGCACCTACGCTCTCGACCTCTCCTTGACATATCACACCCCAGCAGCCAACCTCATGACACCGAAAATCTCCCTCCGTCTGCCGGTCCAGGTCACGAGCCAGGCTAAGCGCGCTGAATCCTTAAAGACTGCGCTCGATGTCACTGTCACACAGCAAGAACTAGACGAGTTCTTCTACCCGCGCAATGTGACTTCTCCCACCCATTTTTCGAATCTTGCTCGTAGTGATGTGATTGACGTGGGCTTTGCTCCACCGAAGTACTCGGAGCAATTGAGCACGCCGAGAGCCCGCTAA